The Sebastes umbrosus isolate fSebUmb1 chromosome 4, fSebUmb1.pri, whole genome shotgun sequence genome has a window encoding:
- the LOC119487596 gene encoding uncharacterized protein LOC119487596 has protein sequence MDSNVTAHVKQSDVAILFFTVLSGLIVTVLFVLFEDEKAEDEERKQRALAFKQTVFQAFFWVLDVVAGNVAGALNVLLQYVTHFLQAIGIQVGLPVNPVTPEGVIIVAQWVFLLLICYGVITLAFLLVTFFLRCLWWLLKVGVALACFGLILNDHSVDTKTMVFRLLSLGCICLLLSTRPCKAAKIVHLDEQVKILEKRV, from the exons ATGGATTCTAACGTGACTGCACATGTTAAACAATCAGACGTTGCTATTCTGTTTTTTACCGTCTTGAGTGGTCTTATAGTTACTGTACTGTTCGTATTGTTTGAGGACGAGAAGGCAGAAGATGAGGAACGTAAGCAGAGGGCACTTGCCTTTAAACAG ACCGTCTTCCAGGCTTTCTTTTGGGTTCTCGATGTTGTGGCAGGAAATGTGGCCGGTGCTCTGAACGTGCTCTTACAGTATGTCACACACTTCCTGCAGGCTATTGGAATCCAag TTGGCCTTCCTGTCAATCCAGTGACACCAGAAGGGGTCATCATTGTCGCTCAGTGGGTTTTTCTGCTACTCATATGCTATGGGGTGATCACTCTTGCCTTTCTATTGGTCACCTTCTTCCTGAGGTGCTTGTGGTGGCTGCTGAAAGTGGGAGTGGCATTGGCCTGTTTTGGACTCATCCTGAATGACCACAGTGTCGACACAAAAACCATGGTATTTAGACTGTTGAGCCTGGGGTGCATCTGCCTCCTATTGAGCACCAGGCCGTGTAAGGCTGCTAAAATTGTTCATCTGGATGAGCAGGTGAAGATCTTAGAAAAACGAGTCTGA